The genomic region CTTCTGTCCGGGATCCATGGGGGCGTTGACCTTTACAGAGGTAGCATCCAAAGGTTTTGCGGTGCCGGGACCTATGGCCAGATTGATCGATTCCGCCACCCGCATCGCTGTGGTGAAATCGCCGTCATTGAGATTGAGGGTGATGCTGCGTCCCTTGCCAAAGTGGTTTACCACCTCGCGCTCCACCGTGGCACCATTGGGGATGCGCCCGGCACTGGGAATATTCACCGTGACTTTCGAGCCATCCTGTCCGGAAGCGGTCAGTCCGCCCACCACCAGGTTGCCCTGCGCCAAGGCATAGTTGCGGCCATCCGCACCTTTCAGCGGCGTCATCAACAGGGTACCGCCACGCAAACTCTGGGCATTACCCAGGGATGAGACCGTGACGTCGATCTCCTGACCGATCTTGCTGAAAGGGGGCAGATTGCCGTGCACGATAACTGCCGCCGCATTCTTGGGTTTGATCTTGACCCCAGGCGGGATCTGCACCCCGAACTGGGTCAACATATTGCGCAGACTGTTGAGGGTATACGGCGAGTCGGTGTCCTTGTCACCGGTGCCATTCAATCCCACCACCAGGCCGTAGCCGATCAGCTGATTGAGGCGTACTCCCGAGATGGAGGTGAGATCCTTGATTCGTTCGGCAGCCACCGGAGTGGCAATCAACCATGCGGCAGCTATCAGCAGCAGGGTTCCATTGCGGAATAAAGTTCTTTGCAGGGTCATTTTACTCACCACATCGATTAGAAAGGCATCAAAGCACTGTTGAAGAAACGCGCCAGCCAGCCCATGGAACTGGTATCCGCGAGGGCGCCGTCACCCACGTAGATAATGGTCGGGTCGGCTATACGGGTCGACTCGACAGTATTCTCCGGCGTGATATCCATCGGACGCACGATGCCGGAGAGGCGGATATATTCGTTTCCCTGATTGATACCGATGCGCTTTTCGCCCCGGATCATCAGATTACGATTGGGCAATACCTCGATCACGGTCACCGTGATATTGCCGGTCAGCGCATTACTCTGGGATGAACTGCCCTCTCCCTTGAAGTCGTTGGCGGAAGAGGTACCGAAAGCCAATGAATTGTTATCATTGCTGGCCAACGGGATGACGCCCGGCGCGCTGAACTGCACTGTGGAGCCGAGGATCGTGGGATTGCCTATATCATTCTTCGTACTCTTCTTGGCGTTGGTCTTGGCCGATTTATTGGCGGAAGTGTTTTCTGACAGCGTCACCGTCAAGAGATCGCCGACCCGGCGCGCGCGCAAATCCTCGAACCATGAAACCTCATGGCCATTTTGAAAGATGGAGCCGTTACCCTGGGGCATTGGCGGCGGCGCCACCGGGCGCACCGGTGCATAGTTGATATCCCGCACCGGCCCCTGGGTCTGGCAACCGGAAAGCAGCGTCAGTCCCAGCAACAGTGGCATCAGTCGAAAGAGAAGCACTTGCATCGTCTCACTCATCCTTAAAGCTGGTTGCTCACATAGGCCAGCATTTCATCGGTCGTGGAGATCGCCTTGGAGTTCATCTCGTAGGCCCGCTGGGTCTCGATCATGTTCACCAGCTCCTCCACTACGTTTACATTGGAACTCTCCAGCGCACCCTGAATGAGAGTGCCGGTACTGTCGGTGCCGGGTACCGCAGTATTGACGCCGCCGCTGGCATTCGTTTCACGGAACAGGTTGTCGCCGATAGGGGCCAGGCCCTGGGGATTGGCAAAGTATGCCAGTTCGATCTGCCCGATCTGGGTTGGCGTGGTATTGCCTGACTGCAGCGCAGAGACCACGCCATCGGAGCCCACCGTAATGCTGGTGGCATCAGTTGGCACCGTCATCGCAGGTTGCAGCTCGTAACCATTCGGCGTCACCACCACTCCATCTGCCGTAAGGCTGAAGGTACCGTCCCGACTGTAGACAATGCTGCCGTCCGGATGCAGGAGCTGGAAATAGCCTTTGCCCTGAACGGCCATATCCAGCGAATTGCCGGTCTGCACGATATTGCCCTGGCTGTGCTGCTTCTGTGTCGCCACGACCCTGACACCGGTGCCGACCATCAGGCCTGAAGGCAGTTCGGTGGTCTCGGATGACTGGGCGCCCACCTGGCGAAAATTCTGATAGATCAGGTCATTGAAGACCGCGCGATCCCGTTTGAAGCCGGTAGTATTGACATTGGCCAGATTGTTGGAGATCACAGACATATTCGTCTGCTGCGCATCCAGGCCGGTTTTTGCTATCCAGAGTGAGGGATACATGGTTGGTTCCTCGCTTCCCGTAATTTCAGTTTCAATCTGGAAGATGCAATTTCCTTGCCATATTCCTTATGTCAGTAGAAATGCATGGAAGTGTAAGGCTGTTTAAATCGTAGGAGCGGCGCCTCGCCGCGAGGGCGCGGCTCCTACAGCGTTCAGGAGCCGGAATAACAAAAAAGGCATTGTTGTGGGATCAACTCATGCGCAGTAACGCAGAACTGGCGCTGTCCATCTCCTCGGCAGTCTTCATCATCTTGACCTGCATCTCGAACTTACGTCCCAGCTCAATCATGTTTACCAACGCATCGGCCACGTTGACGTTGCCGCTTTCGATACCACCAGACACCAGCTCGATGTTTGCATCAGGCGGCAATTCCGCCGGTTCTCTCAGATGCAACAAACCATCTTCACCCTTTATCAGATCTTCTGAGGGCGAACTCACCAGCTTGATTCGGTCCACGATCGCCAGGGCCTCAGGCGTCGCCCCTTCCGGCAGGATGGTGATTGTACCGTCGTTGCCGATCTCGATCTTTTCGTGGGGCGGCAAGGCAATCGGCCCGCCATTGCCGATCACCGGCAAATCTTCGCCGTTTGTGAGAATGCCGTTGGCATCAACCTTCAGATCACCGCGCCGGGTATAGGCTTCAGTGCCATCCGGTGCCTGCACTGCGATATAGCCTTCACCCTTTATCGCCACATCCATGTCGTTGCCGGTAGACTGAATGCTGCCTCTGGTGAAGTCGATGGCAGATCGCTCATCCATGGCGTAGACACGGGTTGGATGACCGGGACCAAACACCGGCATGCTGCGGAACTGATTCAGATCCGCCATGAATCCCGGTGTATTGACGTTAGCCAGATTGTGGGAGTTGCTGGCCTGGGCCAGCAGAGTCTCCTTGGCCCCACTCATGGCGACAAACAACATACGGTCCATGATCTACTCCTGTTATCGGATATTGATCACTGTCTGGGTGATCGCATCCGCCGTGGTGATCACCTGCGCGTTGGCCTGAAAATTACGTTGCGCGGTAATCAGGTTGACCAACTGCTGGGCAATATCCACATTCGAGTTCTCCAATGCACCGGACTGGATAACACCGATTCCGGCAGAACCAGCCTCACCCAACTGCGCATCGCCTGAGGCAAAGGATTCCACCCAACTGGTATCACCAGCCTGCCGCAGTCCCTGCTCGTTATTGAAGTGGGCCAGCGCCACCTTGCCCAAGGCCTCTGAGCGGCCGTTGGTAAAGCGGGCAAAAACCACGCCATTGGCGTCTACATCCACCCCACTCAGGGTGCCCGAGGTGAAGCCGTTCTGGGTCAGTTCATTCACTGCAAAGCCCGCACCAAACTGGGTGGCATTACTGTAGTCGAAGGTCATACCGGTAATCGGCGCCGCACCCACCGCAGGGGTGAATGCACTCATGGTCACCTGCCCGGTGGCATCCACATCCCCGGCACCGGATATCAGCAGGCCGCTGGTATCGAAACGGAGATCCGCTTCAGGACTGCCATCCAATGCCGGAACATTTGCATTGTCTACAAAGGTATATGCACTCCACTGGTTGGGGTTTGCCGCCTCCTTTACGTAATACATGGACATCGTATGGGATGCACCCAGGGAGTCGTAGATGGTGGTTGCAGTGGAGTGGTTGTAACTACCCGCAAGTGGCGGAAAGACTGCCGCATTGAAGGGCGTGCCTGGCACCGGCTCCGCAGCATCCAGGTTGACTGTGGAAATCACGGCGCTGGTGGCCCCCGGATCACCAGAAACCACCGGCAGATTCAGATCAGTGGTGGTGCCGGTATTGAACAGCGTCCCGGCAGGATCCACCGGGGGAAAGACCTGCAGCCTTGATTGAGTATGGTTCACCACATATCCGTCACGATCCACGCTGAATGAGCCTGCCCGGGTGAAACTCCGGTCACCGTTTTCACTCTGCGTGACAAAGAAACCTTCACCGTTAAGTGCAAGATCTAGATTATTCGCAGTGAAATCGATACTGCCCTGTCCAAACTGCTGGGACACACCTGTCACACGCACACCACTGCCGGACACCGTGCTGCTCACGTCGCTGAGGGAATTGGCGTAGATGTCGGCAAACTCGGCACGTGACTCCTTGAAACCTACCGTACTGGCGTTAGCGATATTGTTGCCGGTCACCTCCAGATCAGTGGAGGCGGCATCCAGTCCGCTCAATGCAATTCGAAATGCCATGCTGTTTCTCCTTTAAAGGAATATCTGTTGTAACTGTTCAGAAAATCTGGGCCACATTGCTAAGGGAGATCTGCCCAAGCCCCTGGATGTTCAGGCCTATACCATTGGCGCCCCCCAGATTGACGCTGTCGACCTTGGCATTGAGGTAGACATAGGGAGAGAGCTCCGCATCATCCGCCGTGGCATGGGCGGTAATATCGTAGACGCCTTCCGGCATGTAGTTTCCTTTATCATCGTAGCCATCCCAGCTGAAGTTGATCTGTCCAGCAGACTGGGACCCAAGCTCAATCTCCCGCACAAGTGCGCCGGAAGCGTCGCTCACCCGCACCGTGAGATCAGATACTGAAGAGGGCAGTTCAGTAACACCCTTGACGCTGCCGCCATTGGAGAGCCAGCCGCTGTTGGTGGCGACGAGAACCTCATGACCCACCAGGTTGGCTGCCTGCAGCGCCTGACCTGAAGTCAGATCTGCACTCAGGCCAGCGAAGGAGCTGTTCAGATCCTCAACGCCCGAAACAACGGAGAATTGCGAGATCTGCGTTGCCAGTTGAGTGTTATCCATCGGTTTGGTGGGATCCTGATGATTGAGTTCGGTAATCATCAGGTTGAGAAAATCATCCATCCCCAGCTCATTGCTGTTGCTGGCCGGTTCCTGGGTCGTCAAACCCAGACCAGAGTAGATATCGTTGTCGGTTGAGATCGAATTCATCATAAACTCCTTACTGGCCCATACGGATTGTGGCGATGAGCATCTGTTTGGCGGCGCTGGCCACCTCGACATTGCTCTGATAGGAGCGGGAAGCGGAGATCATATTCGCCATCTCCTCCGCCATATTGACATTTGGACGGAAGATATAACCTTCTTCGTCGGCCAGAGAGTGGTTCGGCGCATACTCTTTTATTAAGGGCGCTTTACTCTCGACCACCCCGGCCATCTTCACGCCAACCGCTGGATTTTCACCACCCATATCATCAAATACCGCTTTGAAAACCGGCTGACGGGCCTTGTAGGTTTCACCGATACTGCTGCTGACGCTATCCGAATTGGCCATGTTGCTGGCCACTAAATTTAACCGCAGACTCTGCGCGCTCATACCGGAGGCGGCGGTATCAAAAACCTTGAACATGGACATGACTATTCACCTTTGATGGCCGACCGCAGGCCACTCACCTTACCGTTGAGAAAACGCAAACTCGCCTGGTACTCCACTGAATTTGAAGCAAACGCGGTGTGCTCCTGCTCCGTATCCACTGTATTGCCGTCCATAGATGGCTGGGTGGGAGAGCGATAGAGCATCTGGGCCGGCGGGATCAGGCCATTATCGGTCTGAATATGCTTGTTGCTGGTGGTCTGCATACGCACCGGCCCCTGCATCTCACCTGCAAGTACCTTGTGGAAATCGAAATCCCGCGCTTTATAACCGGGGGTGTCGGCATTCGCCAGATTGCTGGCGATCACCTCGGCACGGCGGGCACGCAACTGCAGGGCCTGTGGGTGGATCCCCAATGCGTCGTCGAAATTCATGAGCGGCTCCGTAGAAAACTGTTCACTACGGAAACTGCAGGGATCGTGCCAAGTTTCTTCCTGATCGCACAATTGTCAACGTAGGAGCGGCGCCTCGCCGCGATCAGGCTGCAGGCTTCGCG from Gammaproteobacteria bacterium (ex Lamellibrachia satsuma) harbors:
- the flgE gene encoding flagellar hook protein FlgE, with translation MAFRIALSGLDAASTDLEVTGNNIANASTVGFKESRAEFADIYANSLSDVSSTVSGSGVRVTGVSQQFGQGSIDFTANNLDLALNGEGFFVTQSENGDRSFTRAGSFSVDRDGYVVNHTQSRLQVFPPVDPAGTLFNTGTTTDLNLPVVSGDPGATSAVISTVNLDAAEPVPGTPFNAAVFPPLAGSYNHSTATTIYDSLGASHTMSMYYVKEAANPNQWSAYTFVDNANVPALDGSPEADLRFDTSGLLISGAGDVDATGQVTMSAFTPAVGAAPITGMTFDYSNATQFGAGFAVNELTQNGFTSGTLSGVDVDANGVVFARFTNGRSEALGKVALAHFNNEQGLRQAGDTSWVESFASGDAQLGEAGSAGIGVIQSGALENSNVDIAQQLVNLITAQRNFQANAQVITTADAITQTVINIR
- a CDS encoding flagellar basal body P-ring protein FlgI, which encodes MTLQRTLFRNGTLLLIAAAWLIATPVAAERIKDLTSISGVRLNQLIGYGLVVGLNGTGDKDTDSPYTLNSLRNMLTQFGVQIPPGVKIKPKNAAAVIVHGNLPPFSKIGQEIDVTVSSLGNAQSLRGGTLLMTPLKGADGRNYALAQGNLVVGGLTASGQDGSKVTVNIPSAGRIPNGATVEREVVNHFGKGRSITLNLNDGDFTTAMRVAESINLAIGPGTAKPLDATSVKVNAPMDPGQKVSFIAMLEELKVKPGSAPAKVIINSRTGTVVINSQVRVYPAAVSHGNLVVSISENAEVSQPGAFSGGETAVVPQTDVEVAEEANHMFLFDPGVSLDEVVRAVNEVGAAPSDLVAILEALKEAGALRAELLVI
- a CDS encoding flagellar basal body rod protein FlgF; translated protein: MDRMLFVAMSGAKETLLAQASNSHNLANVNTPGFMADLNQFRSMPVFGPGHPTRVYAMDERSAIDFTRGSIQSTGNDMDVAIKGEGYIAVQAPDGTEAYTRRGDLKVDANGILTNGEDLPVIGNGGPIALPPHEKIEIGNDGTITILPEGATPEALAIVDRIKLVSSPSEDLIKGEDGLLHLREPAELPPDANIELVSGGIESGNVNVADALVNMIELGRKFEMQVKMMKTAEEMDSASSALLRMS
- the flgG gene encoding flagellar basal-body rod protein FlgG, whose translation is MYPSLWIAKTGLDAQQTNMSVISNNLANVNTTGFKRDRAVFNDLIYQNFRQVGAQSSETTELPSGLMVGTGVRVVATQKQHSQGNIVQTGNSLDMAVQGKGYFQLLHPDGSIVYSRDGTFSLTADGVVVTPNGYELQPAMTVPTDATSITVGSDGVVSALQSGNTTPTQIGQIELAYFANPQGLAPIGDNLFRETNASGGVNTAVPGTDSTGTLIQGALESSNVNVVEELVNMIETQRAYEMNSKAISTTDEMLAYVSNQL
- the flgB gene encoding flagellar basal body rod protein FlgB; translated protein: MNFDDALGIHPQALQLRARRAEVIASNLANADTPGYKARDFDFHKVLAGEMQGPVRMQTTSNKHIQTDNGLIPPAQMLYRSPTQPSMDGNTVDTEQEHTAFASNSVEYQASLRFLNGKVSGLRSAIKGE
- the flgH gene encoding flagellar basal body L-ring protein FlgH, whose translation is MQVLLFRLMPLLLGLTLLSGCQTQGPVRDINYAPVRPVAPPPMPQGNGSIFQNGHEVSWFEDLRARRVGDLLTVTLSENTSANKSAKTNAKKSTKNDIGNPTILGSTVQFSAPGVIPLASNDNNSLAFGTSSANDFKGEGSSSQSNALTGNITVTVIEVLPNRNLMIRGEKRIGINQGNEYIRLSGIVRPMDITPENTVESTRIADPTIIYVGDGALADTSSMGWLARFFNSALMPF
- a CDS encoding flagellar hook assembly protein FlgD yields the protein MNSISTDNDIYSGLGLTTQEPASNSNELGMDDFLNLMITELNHQDPTKPMDNTQLATQISQFSVVSGVEDLNSSFAGLSADLTSGQALQAANLVGHEVLVATNSGWLSNGGSVKGVTELPSSVSDLTVRVSDASGALVREIELGSQSAGQINFSWDGYDDKGNYMPEGVYDITAHATADDAELSPYVYLNAKVDSVNLGGANGIGLNIQGLGQISLSNVAQIF
- the flgC gene encoding flagellar basal body rod protein FlgC codes for the protein MSMFKVFDTAASGMSAQSLRLNLVASNMANSDSVSSSIGETYKARQPVFKAVFDDMGGENPAVGVKMAGVVESKAPLIKEYAPNHSLADEEGYIFRPNVNMAEEMANMISASRSYQSNVEVASAAKQMLIATIRMGQ